The Nitrospiraceae bacterium genome includes a window with the following:
- a CDS encoding response regulator, whose product MPPVHDAGTILIADDDRVIRRNLRVLLESEGYRVVEAEDGMDASKALEDPSIMLVLLDLKMPGCTGLDILRDHQDRLDERPVIVITALGGSSAAIEAMKLGAYDYITKPFDLDEVLFTVRRALAQTALVAQVQALSNDEESEPLVQDELVGQTPEMLEVFKTIGKVASTRESVLILGESGTGKELVANAIHRNSDRADKPFVKVNCAALSPTLLESELT is encoded by the coding sequence ATGCCACCAGTCCACGACGCAGGCACAATCCTCATTGCAGACGACGACCGGGTGATCCGGAGGAATCTCCGTGTGCTCCTGGAATCAGAGGGGTATCGAGTCGTCGAGGCGGAGGACGGTATGGACGCCTCCAAGGCGTTAGAAGACCCCTCCATCATGCTGGTTCTGCTTGATCTGAAAATGCCCGGATGCACCGGCCTGGATATCTTGAGAGATCACCAGGACCGGCTGGACGAAAGACCGGTCATTGTCATCACGGCCTTGGGTGGAAGCAGCGCGGCGATCGAGGCCATGAAACTCGGAGCTTATGACTACATCACCAAACCGTTCGATCTGGACGAAGTCTTGTTCACTGTTCGACGGGCTTTGGCACAGACGGCGTTGGTGGCGCAAGTGCAGGCGTTATCAAACGACGAAGAGAGCGAACCCCTCGTCCAAGACGAACTGGTTGGACAGACACCCGAAATGCTGGAGGTGTTCAAAACGATCGGCAAAGTCGCTTCGACCCGCGAGTCGGTGCTGATTCTCGGAGAAAGCGGCACGGGAAAGGAGTTGGTCGCGAACGCCATTCACCGCAATTCCGACCGCGCCGACAAGCCGTTCGTGAAAGTCAACTGCGCAGCACTCAGCCCGACCCTGTTGGAAAGTGAATTGACCTAG